A genomic region of Exiguobacterium oxidotolerans JCM 12280 contains the following coding sequences:
- the thiT gene encoding energy-coupled thiamine transporter ThiT translates to MKRLQMLMEIAIFASLGVVFDLLIPFKMPQGGSISLAMLPIFVMAFRHGVVGGVITGALVGTIQLMFAPQVLTVVQPLLDYTLAYGVVGLSGVFAGQVKKAATEGQKKRLMTIVLFATLLGAGLRYICHVISGIVFFAEYAKGPVVPYSFIYNATYMAPSYVLCGVVAGILLTTAPRLLRYSARGI, encoded by the coding sequence ATGAAACGATTACAAATGTTAATGGAGATTGCGATTTTCGCGAGTCTCGGTGTTGTATTTGATTTATTGATTCCGTTTAAGATGCCACAAGGCGGATCCATCAGCTTAGCGATGTTACCGATTTTCGTCATGGCCTTTCGTCACGGCGTCGTTGGTGGTGTCATCACGGGTGCGCTCGTCGGAACGATTCAATTGATGTTCGCTCCGCAAGTCTTGACGGTCGTCCAACCGCTGCTTGACTATACGCTTGCATATGGTGTCGTCGGTTTGAGTGGAGTGTTTGCAGGCCAAGTCAAAAAAGCAGCAACAGAAGGTCAAAAAAAGCGTCTCATGACGATTGTCTTGTTTGCGACCTTGCTAGGTGCAGGTCTACGTTATATCTGTCATGTCATCAGTGGGATCGTCTTTTTTGCAGAGTATGCCAAAGGACCGGTCGTTCCATACTCGTTCATTTATAACGCGACGTATATGGCTCCGTCGTACGTTTTATGTGGGGTCGTTGCAGGTATTTTGCTTACGACAGCACCACGTCTTTTACGTTACTCCGCTCGCGGTATTTAA
- the rpe gene encoding ribulose-phosphate 3-epimerase, whose product MIKIAPSILSADFANLERDVKAVEAAGADYIHFDVMDGQFVPNISFGLPVLSSLRQKTDMVLDVHLMIDRPENFVEAFVAAGADIVTFHVEATNHVHRVLQQIKGAGAKAGVVLNPHTSLSTIEHVLEEVDMVLLMTVNPGFGGQAFLPSVMTKLKQLAMIKAERGLTFEIEIDGGVNAETAKLCIDNGANVLVAGSAIYNAPDYAEAITSIRNAAHV is encoded by the coding sequence ATGATTAAAATCGCACCATCTATTTTATCAGCAGATTTCGCCAACCTAGAACGAGACGTTAAAGCTGTCGAGGCGGCAGGAGCAGATTACATCCATTTCGACGTCATGGATGGCCAGTTCGTCCCGAACATTTCATTTGGTCTACCCGTCCTCAGTAGTCTTCGTCAAAAGACGGACATGGTCCTTGACGTTCATTTAATGATCGATCGACCAGAAAACTTCGTCGAAGCGTTTGTAGCGGCAGGAGCGGATATCGTCACCTTCCATGTCGAAGCGACGAATCATGTCCATCGTGTCTTGCAACAAATTAAAGGGGCTGGAGCAAAGGCCGGCGTCGTCCTGAATCCACACACGTCACTGTCGACGATTGAACATGTCCTAGAAGAAGTCGACATGGTCTTGTTGATGACGGTCAATCCAGGATTTGGCGGACAAGCTTTCTTGCCGAGCGTCATGACGAAGCTGAAGCAATTAGCGATGATCAAAGCAGAGCGCGGTTTGACGTTCGAAATTGAAATCGATGGTGGTGTCAACGCGGAAACGGCAAAACTGTGTATCGACAATGGGGCAAACGTCCTTGTCGCAGGTTCTGCAATCTACAATGCACCAGACTATGCAGAAGCCATCACTAGTATTCGAAACGCGGCTCACGTATAA
- the rsgA gene encoding ribosome small subunit-dependent GTPase A — MAENRIEENRDGTIIRLQGGFYDVMTTQGEVRSRARGNFRKRGISPVVGDEVVLHIESETGYILEVKERQNFLVRPPVANIDQALLVVSAAEPDFSAHLLDRFLVLIEAKEIQPIIILTKMDLLQGTAEAEVRTAIAGYRQIGYQVIETSSETLEGVEEVRPLLKEKTSVLAGQSGVGKSSLLNALDPTLDLETSHISKSLGRGRHTTRHVTLIPLAEGLIADTPGFSNLDFPHEMEIEELRWCFPEFVARQDTCKYRGCLHLNEPGCAVKKSVEAEEIMSSRYTNYGMFVEEIKNRARRY; from the coding sequence ATGGCAGAAAATCGTATCGAAGAAAATCGGGACGGGACGATCATTCGTCTACAAGGTGGGTTTTATGATGTCATGACGACGCAGGGCGAGGTGCGGTCGCGCGCTCGGGGAAACTTCCGAAAACGTGGTATCAGTCCTGTTGTCGGAGATGAGGTCGTATTGCATATCGAAAGCGAAACTGGATACATTTTAGAAGTGAAGGAACGGCAAAATTTCCTAGTTCGTCCACCGGTCGCAAACATCGATCAAGCGTTGCTTGTCGTCTCAGCAGCAGAACCGGACTTTTCAGCCCATTTGCTCGATCGATTTTTAGTCTTAATCGAAGCAAAAGAGATTCAACCCATTATTATCTTGACGAAGATGGATTTGTTGCAAGGAACAGCAGAAGCAGAAGTCCGGACGGCGATTGCCGGTTACCGACAAATCGGTTATCAGGTGATTGAGACGTCGAGTGAGACGCTAGAAGGGGTAGAGGAAGTTCGCCCGCTACTCAAGGAAAAAACAAGTGTACTCGCGGGACAGTCGGGAGTCGGAAAAAGTTCATTGTTGAATGCGCTCGACCCGACGCTCGATCTCGAGACGAGCCACATCTCGAAATCGCTCGGACGCGGACGACATACGACGCGTCATGTGACGTTAATTCCGCTTGCAGAGGGCTTGATTGCTGATACGCCAGGGTTTTCGAACCTAGATTTTCCACACGAGATGGAAATCGAAGAATTACGTTGGTGTTTTCCGGAATTCGTCGCACGGCAAGATACGTGCAAATACCGTGGTTGCCTGCATTTAAACGAACCAGGCTGTGCTGTCAAAAAATCAGTGGAGGCAGAAGAAATCATGTCCTCACGCTATACGAATTATGGTATGTTTGTAGAGGAAATCAAGAATCGAGCGCGGAGGTATTGA
- the pknB gene encoding Stk1 family PASTA domain-containing Ser/Thr kinase — MRYGDRLNDRYRIERLVGNGGMANVYQAYDEILKRHVAIKILRTEFSHDEQFIRRFEREAHAATSLNHPNIVAVYDVGEEDSIYYIVMEFIDGMTLKTYCEGRPLAINKAVEIISQICGAIDHAHAHRIIHRDIKPQNMLVRKDGTVKVTDFGIAVAMSNATLTHTMSVLGSVHYFSPEQAKGKFADEKSDIYSLGAVLYELVTGHVPFEGDSPVAVALKHLQDTARRPSVLNPAVPQALENCIMQALAKAPHDRQHSVAEFREDMVTALSAERADEGVRGEDPMEQTMVLSPVSAPSGTPVKEEEATVATVVPKQKKKKRWWIVLVFLLLLGGAATTFAMWPDPTVVVPDVAKEDADEAEKQLEKLGFIVESTERSSDTIDEGLVISQAPRAKVTVKKGSTVNLVVSTGSDPVEVPDVTDETEKKATSILKDAGFSKVDVEKEESEDIKQGNVIRQSISAGTEVIAKEQTITITVSEGSSAFELKDLTNMSSAEAKAYLDATGLDGTFEQEFSSEVELDQVIRQFPQAGVKVEPNDSVTVFISKGEEEQTVTATFPEKVAYDAVGEGDEDPPRQVIRIETDDAKGKRTVIEESIDSDETFDVPVTIDPGEEGKITIYKDDVVYRSKTITYKQAKAEQ, encoded by the coding sequence ATGCGATACGGAGATCGATTAAATGACCGCTACCGCATAGAACGGCTAGTTGGAAATGGCGGGATGGCGAATGTCTATCAAGCTTATGATGAAATCTTAAAACGGCATGTCGCAATCAAAATTTTACGAACTGAATTTTCGCATGATGAACAATTCATCCGACGCTTTGAGCGCGAAGCTCATGCTGCGACGAGTTTGAACCATCCGAATATCGTTGCCGTCTATGATGTCGGTGAAGAGGATTCAATTTACTATATCGTGATGGAGTTCATCGACGGGATGACGTTGAAAACCTACTGTGAAGGACGACCGCTCGCAATCAATAAAGCGGTTGAAATCATCAGTCAGATTTGTGGCGCGATTGATCATGCCCATGCCCATCGCATCATCCACAGGGATATAAAACCACAAAATATGCTCGTCCGAAAGGATGGTACGGTCAAGGTGACGGACTTCGGTATTGCCGTCGCGATGTCGAACGCGACATTGACACATACGATGTCCGTTCTTGGTTCCGTGCATTATTTCTCACCTGAACAGGCAAAAGGAAAATTTGCCGATGAAAAATCGGATATTTATTCGCTCGGTGCTGTCCTTTATGAACTCGTGACAGGACACGTCCCGTTCGAAGGGGATTCACCCGTTGCTGTTGCATTAAAACACTTGCAAGATACAGCGCGGCGACCATCCGTCTTGAATCCGGCTGTGCCACAAGCACTAGAAAATTGTATCATGCAGGCACTAGCGAAGGCTCCGCATGATCGGCAACACTCCGTTGCTGAATTTCGGGAAGATATGGTGACGGCCTTATCTGCTGAACGAGCAGATGAAGGGGTTCGCGGGGAAGATCCGATGGAGCAAACGATGGTGTTAAGTCCAGTCTCAGCTCCGTCCGGGACTCCGGTCAAGGAAGAAGAAGCTACGGTCGCGACAGTTGTACCGAAGCAAAAGAAAAAAAAGCGATGGTGGATTGTGCTCGTATTCCTCCTCTTACTCGGAGGTGCCGCGACAACGTTCGCGATGTGGCCGGATCCGACGGTCGTTGTGCCGGATGTCGCAAAAGAAGATGCGGACGAGGCCGAAAAACAACTTGAGAAACTCGGTTTTATCGTCGAATCGACTGAGCGATCAAGTGATACGATTGATGAAGGACTTGTCATCAGTCAAGCACCGCGGGCAAAAGTGACTGTCAAAAAAGGTTCAACGGTCAATCTTGTTGTCTCGACGGGCAGTGACCCGGTCGAAGTGCCGGATGTAACGGACGAAACGGAGAAAAAAGCGACCTCGATCTTAAAAGATGCTGGCTTCTCAAAAGTAGATGTCGAAAAAGAAGAGTCGGAAGACATCAAACAAGGCAATGTCATCCGGCAATCGATTTCAGCCGGAACTGAAGTGATTGCAAAGGAACAGACGATTACAATCACGGTATCCGAAGGTTCGTCAGCATTTGAATTGAAGGATTTGACGAACATGTCGAGTGCTGAAGCAAAAGCGTACTTGGACGCGACAGGTCTCGATGGTACATTCGAACAAGAATTTTCGAGTGAAGTCGAACTCGACCAAGTCATTCGCCAATTTCCGCAAGCGGGTGTCAAAGTCGAGCCGAACGATTCCGTGACGGTCTTTATTTCAAAAGGGGAGGAAGAACAAACCGTGACGGCGACCTTCCCGGAAAAAGTAGCCTACGATGCTGTAGGTGAAGGGGATGAAGATCCGCCGCGGCAAGTCATTCGAATCGAGACGGATGATGCTAAAGGGAAACGTACGGTGATTGAAGAGTCGATTGACAGTGATGAAACATTTGATGTTCCGGTGACGATTGATCCGGGCGAAGAAGGGAAAATTACGATTTATAAAGATGATGTAGTGTATCGCTCGAAAACGATTACCTATAAACAAGCGAAAGCAGAACAATGA
- a CDS encoding Stp1/IreP family PP2C-type Ser/Thr phosphatase, translating into MELAYLTTTGKVRLQNEDTVLLVGDEKQGLAVVADGMGGHAAGEKASAIVHQVFADAYADMPSRPAELSSWIEQQVEIANSQILQYSKTENLAVVGTTMACVCWSDELLVIGHVGDSRVYAIEEGQLKQLTDDHSYVNMLKQLGELSEEEVENHPRRNVITRSIGSNELVDVDVQVRDAPDYETVLVCSDGLTDEVPYEVIQQLLQEDAPLEQIVERLVFEANERGGADNITVAAIRFKERKRG; encoded by the coding sequence ATGGAGTTAGCTTATCTGACGACGACTGGAAAAGTTCGATTGCAAAACGAGGATACGGTGTTACTCGTTGGTGATGAAAAACAAGGGCTTGCCGTCGTCGCCGACGGAATGGGTGGTCACGCGGCAGGTGAGAAGGCAAGCGCGATTGTGCATCAAGTATTTGCTGATGCCTATGCAGACATGCCAAGCCGACCAGCTGAATTATCTTCTTGGATTGAACAGCAAGTGGAAATTGCCAATTCTCAAATCTTACAGTATTCCAAGACAGAAAACTTGGCCGTCGTCGGAACGACGATGGCGTGCGTCTGTTGGTCGGACGAACTCCTCGTTATCGGTCACGTCGGGGATAGTCGAGTCTATGCGATTGAAGAAGGTCAATTGAAGCAACTGACAGATGACCATTCTTATGTCAATATGCTAAAGCAATTAGGTGAACTGTCGGAAGAAGAAGTCGAAAATCATCCACGACGAAACGTCATCACGCGCTCGATTGGCTCGAACGAACTCGTCGACGTCGACGTCCAAGTCCGGGATGCACCAGATTATGAAACGGTCCTCGTCTGTAGTGACGGATTAACGGATGAAGTCCCTTATGAAGTAATACAACAGCTGCTACAAGAAGATGCGCCACTCGAGCAAATCGTTGAACGATTAGTTTTTGAGGCGAATGAGCGGGGTGGAGCAGACAACATCACCGTTGCTGCCATCCGTTTCAAAGAAAGAAAGAGGGGCTGA
- the rsmB gene encoding 16S rRNA (cytosine(967)-C(5))-methyltransferase RsmB, whose amino-acid sequence MNVRDAAVTTLLKIGQGGAFSTISVHQMLEKRAISKADVGLYTELVYGTLSRELTLDYILNPLLASQKKLDPFMRPLLRMSVYQLFYLDRIPDHAVINEAVEIAKTRGKPHIAKVVNGVLRNVLRQGKPDFSTIPSTSKRISIETSHPEWLVERWIELFGEDETLKICQINNEAAPVTVRVNRNKATVEEAVELLEAQGVVAKPAAVAPDGLEIISGSVQQTDLLDRGYLSLQDESSMLVARAVGAEPSDHVLDSCAAPGGKAMHIAEGLTTGTLTALDLHTHKIKLLKKQAERLELTTVEAEALDARKVGDRFDAASFDRILVDAPCSGLGVIRRKPDIKWTKQPENLTQLPIIQRQIIEAVLPLVKRGGTFVYSTCTIDPVENEQQTEFILSQGFVFDESFKGRMPESVQPLISERAELKLLPTTLGTDGFYIAAFKKQG is encoded by the coding sequence ATGAATGTACGCGATGCTGCAGTCACGACGTTATTGAAAATTGGACAAGGTGGTGCATTTTCGACGATCTCCGTCCACCAGATGCTTGAAAAACGAGCAATCTCGAAAGCGGATGTCGGGTTATATACGGAACTCGTCTATGGGACACTCAGCCGTGAGTTGACACTCGACTATATCCTCAATCCGTTGCTCGCGTCACAAAAAAAACTCGATCCCTTCATGCGACCGTTACTGCGGATGAGTGTCTATCAGTTATTTTACCTAGACCGGATTCCGGATCACGCCGTCATCAACGAAGCGGTCGAAATCGCGAAAACACGTGGGAAACCGCATATCGCAAAAGTCGTCAACGGTGTCTTGCGTAACGTTTTACGTCAAGGGAAACCAGACTTCTCGACGATTCCTTCGACCAGCAAACGAATCAGCATTGAGACGAGTCACCCGGAGTGGCTTGTCGAGCGCTGGATTGAATTGTTCGGGGAAGACGAAACATTGAAGATTTGTCAAATCAACAACGAAGCGGCACCCGTCACGGTCCGCGTCAATCGGAATAAAGCGACCGTCGAAGAAGCCGTCGAATTACTCGAAGCCCAAGGTGTCGTCGCTAAACCAGCCGCCGTCGCCCCGGACGGACTTGAAATCATCAGTGGCAGTGTCCAACAAACGGATTTACTCGACCGTGGGTATCTCTCGCTTCAAGATGAGAGTTCGATGCTCGTTGCGCGAGCCGTCGGAGCAGAACCGTCTGACCATGTACTCGACAGTTGTGCAGCACCTGGTGGGAAAGCGATGCATATTGCGGAAGGCTTGACGACAGGTACGTTGACGGCACTTGATTTACACACACATAAAATTAAATTACTAAAAAAACAGGCAGAACGTCTTGAACTCACTACGGTAGAAGCGGAAGCCCTCGACGCCCGCAAAGTCGGTGACCGGTTCGATGCAGCATCGTTTGACCGGATTCTCGTTGATGCACCGTGCTCTGGACTCGGTGTCATCCGCCGGAAACCCGACATTAAATGGACGAAGCAACCAGAAAATTTAACACAGTTACCAATCATTCAGCGACAAATCATCGAGGCAGTTCTTCCACTCGTCAAGCGCGGAGGGACATTCGTCTATTCGACGTGTACGATTGATCCAGTCGAAAATGAACAACAAACAGAATTCATTTTAAGCCAAGGGTTTGTTTTTGATGAGTCGTTCAAAGGGCGAATGCCAGAAAGCGTCCAGCCGTTGATTTCAGAACGGGCAGAGCTCAAGTTGCTTCCGACGACGCTTGGGACCGACGGATTTTACATCGCAGCCTTTAAAAAGCAAGGATGA
- the fmt gene encoding methionyl-tRNA formyltransferase, protein MYKVVEVPNDVLRQTCQRVTKFDKKLGKMIDRMFDTMYEYDGVGLAAPQINQPIRVAVVHTDDETGPIELINPEIIESSGSQIDDEGCLSMPGIFGPVERFDHIVVKTQDRLGRSVKIKASGFFARAIQHEMDHLDGVLFTDKLVEQEATPRVVFMGTPEFAASTLREVIDAGYNVVGVVSQPDKPVGRKREIKPTPVKEVAIAHEIPVLQPTKIREDYQDLLDLNPDIIITAAYGQIVPTAVLEAPKYGAINVHASLLPKYRGGAPIHQAIIDGEKETGVTIMYMVDRLDAGDMLSKIIVPIEERDTVGTMFEKLSDAGARLLIETLPQLFAGTLTPEAQREEDVTFSPNISRERERLDFSRPGEELYNHIRGMNPFPSAYTLLGKDRLKVYFAEKCEGTGTPGEIIALESDGPVIATGSNVALKLVDLQPAGKKRMDGATFMRGIGQTLEIGQKVGEDA, encoded by the coding sequence ATGTATAAAGTAGTAGAAGTTCCAAATGACGTATTGCGTCAGACGTGTCAACGCGTCACGAAATTTGATAAAAAGTTAGGTAAGATGATCGACCGAATGTTCGACACGATGTATGAATACGACGGCGTCGGACTCGCAGCACCACAAATTAATCAACCGATCCGTGTCGCCGTTGTCCATACCGATGACGAGACAGGTCCGATTGAGTTGATCAACCCGGAAATCATCGAATCAAGTGGATCGCAAATCGATGACGAAGGGTGTCTCAGTATGCCGGGTATCTTCGGTCCAGTCGAACGATTCGACCACATCGTCGTCAAAACACAAGATCGCCTTGGACGTAGCGTCAAAATCAAAGCGAGTGGCTTTTTCGCGCGTGCAATCCAGCATGAGATGGATCATCTCGACGGCGTGTTGTTCACGGATAAACTCGTTGAACAGGAGGCGACGCCACGTGTCGTGTTCATGGGGACACCTGAATTTGCGGCGAGCACGCTCCGTGAAGTCATTGATGCTGGGTACAATGTCGTCGGTGTCGTTTCACAGCCGGATAAGCCGGTCGGACGAAAACGCGAAATTAAACCGACACCTGTTAAAGAAGTTGCAATTGCCCACGAGATTCCTGTCTTGCAACCAACGAAGATTCGCGAGGATTACCAAGACTTGCTCGATTTGAACCCAGACATCATCATCACGGCAGCTTACGGACAAATCGTCCCGACTGCCGTGCTTGAGGCACCAAAATATGGGGCAATCAATGTCCATGCCTCGTTGTTACCGAAGTACCGCGGTGGGGCACCGATTCACCAAGCCATCATTGATGGGGAGAAGGAGACCGGTGTGACAATCATGTATATGGTCGACCGCCTGGACGCGGGAGACATGTTATCAAAAATCATCGTCCCGATTGAAGAACGGGATACGGTCGGCACGATGTTCGAAAAATTGAGTGACGCTGGAGCACGGTTATTGATTGAAACGCTTCCGCAGTTATTTGCCGGAACACTAACACCGGAAGCACAACGGGAAGAGGACGTGACATTTTCTCCAAACATCAGTCGGGAGCGGGAACGGCTTGACTTCTCTCGCCCCGGGGAAGAACTCTACAACCATATTCGGGGAATGAATCCGTTTCCGAGTGCGTATACGCTACTAGGCAAAGATCGTCTTAAAGTCTACTTCGCTGAAAAATGTGAAGGAACAGGAACGCCTGGCGAAATCATTGCCCTTGAGAGTGATGGTCCGGTCATTGCGACGGGCTCGAATGTCGCCTTGAAACTCGTCGATCTCCAACCCGCCGGAAAGAAACGGATGGATGGTGCGACCTTCATGCGTGGGATTGGTCAGACGCTCGAAATCGGACAGAAAGTAGGCGAAGACGCATGA
- the priA gene encoding primosomal protein N' has translation MIAEVIVDVAAATVDRPFDYEVPELWQNLVVPGMRVEVPFGPRALLGIVVATKEESDLTRIKTIVRVLDEVPTYTEELLELSSYLSETTLCYQATALLAMLPAALKVSYDKLILTETARFSHWNRKKISQFPSEVQQEILLAARQGEVELQPVIKEKKTTKTDKRIRLLDPSVPLSSQATKQVLLRDYLIEQKETMWSHVMHELDLTLSIVHTLERKGVLSVETVDINRNPYEHLTQDIFTPARLTDDQQAAVDAITAPDETATFLLHGVTGSGKTEVYLESIHAMLERGRQAILLVPEISLTPMMVKRFKRRFGERVAVLHSGLSLGEKYDEWRKIAQGEVDVVVGARSAVFAPLTNVGIIILDEEHETTYKQEENPRYHTRDVATWRAAFHHCPVVLGSATPILETYARSQKGVYQYLPLKERFGGELPPVDIIDMRKELERGNRTPFSLPLIEGIKQRIERGEQTVLLLNRRGYTTFVLCRDCGETLQCPHCAVNLTYHQQADRLKCHYCGFEAAMPKECPSCSSKKIRQFGTGTQKIEEELAHLIPEAKIIRMDQDTTSRKGAHEKLLNAFERREGNILLGTQMIAKGLDFPNVTLVGVIAADATLGIPDFRASERTFQLITQVSGRAGRGELAGQSIIQTYNPEHYVIQTAKQHDYETFYNREMQLRKLGGHPPFWFLGLITISAAHPLEAQAEAEAIAAQLRHLESDDLVVNGPLDAPLARLKNMYRQQVIIKHKGQEEVREALRAMLALRIKQKIQVTVDLNPFVFM, from the coding sequence ATGATTGCTGAAGTCATCGTCGATGTAGCAGCAGCGACCGTTGACCGACCATTCGATTATGAAGTACCGGAATTGTGGCAGAATCTTGTCGTCCCCGGCATGCGAGTCGAAGTACCCTTTGGACCACGGGCGTTACTCGGCATCGTCGTCGCGACAAAGGAAGAAAGTGATTTGACACGGATTAAAACGATTGTCCGTGTTCTTGATGAAGTTCCGACCTATACGGAGGAACTGTTAGAACTTTCCTCGTATCTGTCGGAGACGACACTTTGTTATCAAGCGACGGCGTTACTCGCGATGTTACCTGCGGCGTTAAAGGTCAGTTATGATAAACTGATTTTGACGGAAACTGCTCGATTTTCGCATTGGAACCGCAAAAAAATCAGTCAGTTTCCAAGTGAAGTCCAACAAGAAATCTTACTCGCTGCACGTCAAGGTGAAGTTGAGCTCCAACCCGTCATCAAAGAAAAAAAGACGACGAAAACGGACAAACGGATTCGCCTGCTCGATCCGTCGGTTCCGTTGTCGAGTCAAGCGACGAAACAAGTATTGTTGCGAGACTATTTAATCGAACAGAAGGAGACGATGTGGAGTCACGTCATGCATGAGCTTGATTTGACATTAAGCATCGTCCATACGCTAGAACGTAAAGGTGTCCTCAGTGTCGAAACGGTGGACATCAATCGCAATCCCTACGAACATTTGACGCAAGATATCTTTACGCCCGCGAGGCTGACAGACGATCAACAGGCGGCAGTCGACGCGATTACGGCGCCGGACGAAACGGCGACATTTTTACTACATGGTGTGACCGGCAGTGGAAAAACGGAAGTTTACCTCGAGTCGATTCACGCGATGCTTGAACGGGGCCGACAGGCGATCTTGCTTGTCCCTGAAATCAGTCTGACACCGATGATGGTCAAACGATTCAAGCGTCGGTTCGGTGAACGGGTCGCCGTCTTGCATAGTGGGTTGTCGCTCGGTGAAAAGTACGATGAATGGCGCAAGATTGCGCAAGGAGAAGTCGATGTTGTCGTCGGGGCACGCTCCGCCGTGTTTGCACCGCTGACGAATGTCGGAATCATCATCTTAGATGAAGAACATGAAACGACCTATAAACAAGAAGAAAATCCGAGGTATCATACACGAGACGTCGCCACGTGGCGGGCTGCGTTCCATCATTGTCCGGTCGTCCTCGGAAGTGCGACACCGATCCTTGAGACATACGCCCGGTCGCAAAAAGGGGTCTATCAGTATTTACCATTGAAGGAACGGTTCGGTGGGGAGTTGCCTCCAGTCGATATCATCGACATGCGTAAAGAACTCGAACGCGGGAACCGGACACCTTTTAGCTTGCCGTTGATTGAAGGAATCAAACAACGGATTGAACGGGGCGAGCAGACGGTCCTGCTGCTCAACAGGCGTGGCTATACGACGTTCGTCTTGTGTCGCGATTGCGGAGAGACGTTGCAGTGTCCACACTGCGCCGTCAACTTGACATATCATCAACAAGCCGATCGTCTCAAGTGCCATTACTGCGGGTTCGAGGCAGCGATGCCAAAAGAATGTCCGTCTTGTTCGTCGAAAAAAATTCGACAGTTCGGGACGGGGACGCAAAAGATTGAAGAGGAACTGGCACATTTGATTCCGGAAGCGAAAATCATTCGGATGGATCAAGATACGACATCACGCAAAGGGGCACATGAAAAATTACTCAATGCCTTTGAACGACGTGAAGGAAACATTTTACTCGGGACGCAGATGATTGCAAAAGGGCTTGATTTTCCGAATGTTACGCTCGTCGGTGTCATTGCGGCAGACGCGACGCTCGGAATTCCTGATTTCAGGGCGAGTGAACGGACGTTCCAGTTGATTACGCAAGTCTCAGGACGTGCCGGTCGCGGTGAACTGGCCGGTCAATCAATCATCCAGACGTACAATCCCGAGCATTACGTCATCCAAACCGCAAAACAACATGATTATGAAACCTTTTATAACCGTGAGATGCAATTACGTAAACTAGGTGGGCATCCCCCATTTTGGTTTTTAGGACTCATCACGATTTCAGCGGCCCATCCACTAGAAGCCCAAGCAGAGGCTGAAGCAATTGCGGCACAACTACGACATCTCGAGTCAGACGACCTCGTCGTCAATGGTCCGCTCGATGCACCGCTCGCTCGACTGAAAAACATGTATCGGCAGCAAGTCATTATTAAACACAAAGGGCAAGAAGAGGTGCGGGAGGCACTCCGCGCGATGCTCGCATTACGCATCAAACAAAAGATCCAAGTAACAGTGGATTTAAATCCATTCGTATTTATGTGA